The following are encoded in a window of Kitasatospora fiedleri genomic DNA:
- a CDS encoding sensor histidine kinase — protein sequence MRLRRSSIRARIVALLLVPIAALSGLWVYATLVTTGDVWSQIDLGSTYTAFGGPADRYAYDLQQERAAAVLRLAAPANAGYAAAYDKARTTTDRDLQLLRYQGASHDAGKLDADQRARYQDVLAVADQLGAIRNQIAQSRQSWDGALKDYSDLISPVFAFRSSFIAKQTGSLPRQGTILVELSRAGEYLSQETAAMRALRAAPLADAQDPRKQQVALDAMNAQQALFRIYIAELDDQDRQAYNALRLGWNWSWLTAAETGFDKAADRALEVRGGPTDSWGDPADKVLTDIDAINSRLAKELGDQARDSAIDALVRGGTAGLIGLTAVVLSIVISYRTGRRLVRELVGLRNAAADLSATRLPSVMLRLRRGEPVDVVAEVPPLEFGAGEIGQVGRAFNEVQRVAVEAAVEQAELRRGVSAVFVNLARRSQVLLHRQLTLLDTMERRTEDPRELEDLFRLDHLTTRMRRHAEGLIILSGGSPGRAWRKPVRMVDVVRAAVGEVEDYARVQVRPFPGTGLLGSAVADVTHLVAELVENATVFSPPHTQVTVQGEVVAHGFCLEIDDRGLGLGEQHLEEINQRLSVEQEFDLADTDRLGLFVVSRLARRHGIRVHLRPSPYGGTSAVVLIPRELLAETVETAPDAPRQGAEDTGTHRRPPAPAAASTAVAVPARGQGAHAAPAAALGGPRPSEAEPSRTPGGLPRRRAAAAAPQAAAGGTGRHRRPEEDGERPALPAAAAGPAAGPAAGPALTPVAGGLLPKRVRQASLAPQLRPGAEPEAAEPARARDPEEARSAFASFQRGFARGRGDRLQPASLTVVRSEPESPDGARTPERPAPVRPPGPGQQPRLRIALPSAPVPHALPAAPARSVPSAHPTPTAPPAPAEGTES from the coding sequence ATGCGCCTGCGCCGCAGCTCGATCCGCGCGAGGATCGTCGCGCTGCTCCTGGTGCCCATCGCGGCGCTCAGCGGCCTGTGGGTGTACGCCACGCTCGTCACCACCGGCGACGTGTGGAGCCAGATCGACCTCGGCTCCACCTACACCGCCTTCGGCGGCCCCGCCGACCGGTACGCCTACGACCTCCAGCAGGAACGCGCCGCCGCCGTGCTGCGGCTGGCCGCCCCCGCGAACGCCGGCTACGCCGCCGCCTACGACAAGGCCCGCACCACCACCGACCGCGACCTCCAACTGCTGCGCTACCAGGGCGCCAGCCACGACGCCGGCAAGCTCGACGCCGACCAGCGCGCCCGCTACCAGGACGTGCTCGCGGTCGCCGACCAGCTCGGCGCGATCCGCAACCAGATCGCCCAGTCCCGGCAGAGCTGGGACGGCGCGCTCAAGGACTACAGCGACCTGATCAGCCCGGTCTTCGCGTTCCGCTCCTCCTTCATCGCCAAGCAGACCGGCTCGCTGCCCCGCCAGGGCACCATCCTGGTCGAGCTCTCCCGGGCCGGCGAGTACCTCTCCCAGGAGACCGCCGCGATGCGCGCCCTGCGGGCCGCCCCCCTGGCCGACGCCCAGGACCCGCGCAAGCAGCAGGTCGCCCTGGACGCCATGAACGCCCAGCAGGCGCTGTTCCGGATCTACATCGCCGAACTCGACGACCAGGACCGGCAGGCGTACAACGCGCTGCGCCTGGGCTGGAACTGGAGCTGGCTCACCGCCGCCGAGACCGGCTTCGACAAGGCCGCCGACCGGGCCCTGGAGGTGCGCGGCGGCCCCACCGACTCCTGGGGCGACCCCGCCGACAAGGTCCTCACCGACATCGACGCGATCAACTCCCGGCTGGCCAAGGAACTCGGCGACCAGGCCCGCGACAGCGCGATCGACGCCCTGGTGCGCGGCGGCACGGCCGGCCTGATCGGCCTCACCGCGGTCGTCCTGTCGATCGTCATCTCCTACCGCACCGGCCGCCGCCTGGTGCGCGAACTCGTCGGCCTGCGCAACGCCGCCGCCGACCTGTCCGCCACCCGGCTGCCCTCCGTGATGCTCCGGCTGCGCCGCGGCGAGCCCGTCGACGTGGTCGCCGAGGTGCCCCCGCTGGAGTTCGGCGCCGGGGAGATCGGCCAGGTCGGCCGGGCCTTCAACGAAGTCCAGCGGGTCGCCGTCGAGGCCGCCGTCGAACAGGCCGAACTGCGCCGCGGCGTCTCCGCCGTCTTCGTCAACCTGGCCCGCCGCTCCCAGGTGCTGCTGCACCGTCAGCTCACCCTGCTCGACACCATGGAGCGCCGCACCGAGGACCCGCGCGAACTGGAGGACCTGTTCCGGCTCGACCACCTCACCACCCGCATGCGCCGCCACGCCGAGGGCCTGATCATCCTCTCCGGCGGCTCGCCCGGCCGCGCCTGGCGCAAGCCGGTCCGGATGGTCGACGTGGTGCGCGCCGCCGTCGGCGAGGTCGAGGACTACGCCCGGGTGCAGGTGCGCCCGTTCCCCGGCACCGGCCTGCTCGGCTCCGCGGTCGCCGACGTCACCCACCTGGTCGCCGAACTCGTCGAGAACGCCACCGTGTTCTCGCCGCCGCACACCCAGGTCACCGTCCAGGGCGAGGTGGTCGCGCACGGCTTCTGCCTGGAGATCGACGACCGCGGCCTCGGCCTGGGCGAGCAGCACCTGGAGGAGATCAACCAACGCCTGTCCGTGGAGCAGGAGTTCGACCTCGCCGACACCGACCGGCTCGGCCTGTTCGTGGTCTCCCGGCTGGCCCGCCGGCACGGCATCCGGGTGCACCTGCGGCCCAGCCCCTACGGCGGCACCTCCGCGGTCGTGCTGATCCCGCGCGAACTGCTCGCCGAGACCGTCGAGACCGCCCCCGACGCCCCCCGGCAGGGCGCCGAGGACACCGGCACCCACCGCCGCCCGCCCGCCCCGGCCGCCGCCTCCACCGCGGTCGCCGTCCCGGCCCGCGGCCAGGGCGCGCACGCCGCGCCCGCCGCCGCGCTCGGCGGGCCCCGCCCGTCCGAGGCCGAGCCGTCCCGCACCCCCGGCGGGCTGCCCCGCCGCCGGGCCGCCGCCGCGGCCCCGCAGGCCGCCGCCGGGGGCACCGGGCGCCACCGCCGCCCCGAGGAGGACGGCGAGCGGCCCGCGCTGCCCGCCGCCGCTGCCGGACCGGCCGCGGGCCCGGCTGCGGGCCCGGCGCTCACCCCGGTGGCCGGCGGACTGCTGCCCAAGCGGGTCCGGCAGGCCAGCCTGGCCCCGCAACTGCGGCCCGGCGCCGAACCGGAGGCCGCCGAACCGGCCCGCGCGCGCGACCCCGAGGAGGCCCGCTCCGCGTTCGCCTCCTTCCAGCGCGGCTTCGCCCGCGGCCGCGGCGACCGGCTCCAGCCCGCCTCGCTCACCGTGGTGCGCTCCGAGCCGGAGTCCCCCGACGGCGCCCGCACCCCCGAACGGCCCGCGCCGGTCCGCCCCCCGGGGCCCGGACAGCAGCCCCGGCTCCGGATCGCGCTGCCGTCCGCGCCGGTGCCGCACGCGCTGCCCGCCGCCCCCGCCCGCTCCGTCCCGTCGGCGCACCCGACGCCGACCGCACCGCCCGCACCAGCAGAAGGAACCGAATCATGA
- a CDS encoding roadblock/LC7 domain-containing protein — protein sequence MTATTPPSGDLDWLLNDLVGRVATLRHAVILSSDGLATGVSSGLDREDAEHLAAVAAGFHSLAKGAGRHFRVGGVRQTMVELDEAFLFITAAGDGSCLAVLSDAESDVGQIAYEMALLVKRVGEHLAAEPRTDTTLPGR from the coding sequence ATGACCGCAACAACACCGCCGTCCGGGGACCTCGACTGGCTCCTCAACGACCTGGTCGGCCGGGTGGCGACCCTTCGGCATGCGGTGATCCTGTCCAGCGACGGCCTGGCCACCGGCGTCTCCAGCGGCCTGGACCGGGAGGACGCCGAACACCTCGCGGCGGTCGCCGCGGGCTTCCACAGCCTCGCCAAGGGTGCCGGACGGCACTTCCGGGTCGGCGGCGTCCGGCAGACCATGGTCGAGCTGGACGAGGCCTTCCTGTTCATCACCGCCGCCGGCGACGGCAGCTGCCTGGCCGTGCTCAGCGACGCCGAGTCCGATGTGGGCCAGATCGCCTACGAGATGGCACTGTTGGTCAAGCGCGTCGGCGAGCACCTGGCCGCCGAGCCGAGGACCGACACCACGCTGCCCGGGAGATGA
- a CDS encoding winged helix-turn-helix domain-containing protein: MSYATATAATTSTPHLRAVRALPNLAPATTVTEHRRPIPPRPVGAAVAPAPVSVAPAPAPESLLAGLQDGAAVVAALPQSVLPQALLAQLGAANSPLVGYLVLVPAEGQSTAAATATAAVAEAPAARPFTRPADSGISVDLDRRNAYVDGSLLDLTYLEFELLAHLTEHPHRVHTRDQLVHTVWGYGHVGDGRTVDVHVARLRRKLGAAYRDTIVTVRRVGYKYAPAA; the protein is encoded by the coding sequence ATGTCGTACGCCACCGCCACCGCCGCCACCACCTCGACCCCGCACCTGCGCGCGGTCCGCGCCCTCCCCAACCTCGCCCCCGCCACCACCGTGACCGAGCACCGGCGGCCGATCCCGCCGCGGCCGGTGGGCGCGGCCGTCGCCCCCGCCCCGGTGTCCGTCGCCCCGGCCCCCGCGCCGGAGAGCCTGCTGGCCGGGCTCCAGGACGGCGCGGCCGTGGTCGCCGCCCTCCCGCAGTCCGTCCTGCCGCAGGCGCTGCTGGCGCAGCTCGGCGCGGCCAACTCCCCGCTGGTGGGCTACCTGGTGCTGGTGCCCGCGGAGGGCCAGAGCACCGCCGCCGCCACCGCCACCGCTGCGGTCGCCGAGGCCCCCGCGGCCCGCCCGTTCACCCGCCCCGCCGACAGCGGCATCTCCGTCGACCTGGACCGCCGCAACGCGTACGTCGACGGCTCCCTGCTCGACCTCACCTACCTCGAGTTCGAGCTCCTCGCCCACCTCACCGAGCACCCGCACCGGGTGCACACCCGCGACCAGCTGGTCCACACCGTCTGGGGCTACGGCCACGTCGGTGACGGCCGCACCGTCGACGTGCACGTCGCCCGCCTGCGCCGCAAGCTCGGCGCGGCCTACCGCGACACGATCGTCACCGTCCGCCGGGTCGGCTACAAGTACGCGCCGGCCGCGTAG
- a CDS encoding ABC transporter substrate-binding protein — translation MSTSPAAPPYPDTLWFTRCPVPTATGIAADRGWLAEEFAPEGIAVRSLQDVPPEVAADHHYTHALAGLFREGGNVPALWARSRGERTRLIGLTWIEERQSVLVREGSGITSAEQLRGRRLALPRHPIAIDFWRAMALAGHHGALASAGLTLDDAEPVDVEAAPGGGQWEAELAALADGRVDAVYVKGALAVEAARRHGAVPAVELDALPDRRHRVNNGTPRPITVHQQLLDEHPELVARFLAVLLRAADWAAGQPGEVARILGAETGAGPEGVAGAYAEGGHRTLHPDLSADRLALLARQEEFLHAHGFLADRVDVHAWADPAPLAAARDLLARRP, via the coding sequence ATGAGCACGTCCCCCGCCGCGCCGCCGTACCCCGACACCCTGTGGTTCACCCGCTGCCCCGTGCCGACCGCCACCGGCATCGCCGCCGACCGGGGCTGGCTGGCCGAGGAGTTCGCGCCCGAGGGCATCGCGGTGCGCTCCCTCCAGGACGTCCCGCCGGAGGTCGCCGCCGACCACCACTACACCCACGCGCTGGCCGGACTGTTCCGCGAGGGCGGCAACGTCCCGGCGCTGTGGGCGCGTTCGCGCGGCGAGCGGACCAGGCTGATCGGCCTGACCTGGATCGAGGAGCGGCAGAGCGTCCTGGTCCGGGAGGGCAGCGGCATCACCTCCGCCGAGCAGCTGCGCGGACGGCGGCTCGCCCTGCCCCGGCACCCGATCGCCATCGACTTCTGGCGGGCGATGGCGCTGGCCGGCCACCACGGGGCGCTCGCCTCGGCCGGGCTCACCCTCGACGACGCCGAACCGGTCGACGTCGAGGCGGCCCCCGGCGGAGGCCAGTGGGAGGCCGAACTCGCCGCGCTGGCGGACGGCCGGGTGGACGCCGTGTACGTGAAGGGCGCGCTCGCCGTCGAGGCCGCCCGCCGCCACGGGGCCGTCCCCGCCGTGGAGTTGGACGCGCTGCCGGACCGCCGGCACCGGGTCAACAACGGCACCCCGCGCCCGATCACCGTCCACCAGCAGCTGCTGGACGAGCACCCCGAGCTGGTGGCCCGCTTCCTGGCCGTCCTGCTGCGGGCCGCCGACTGGGCGGCCGGACAGCCGGGCGAGGTGGCCCGCATCCTCGGCGCCGAGACCGGCGCCGGACCGGAGGGCGTCGCCGGCGCGTACGCCGAGGGCGGCCACCGCACCCTGCACCCCGACCTGTCCGCCGACCGCCTCGCCCTGCTCGCCCGGCAGGAGGAGTTCCTGCACGCCCACGGCTTCCTCGCCGACCGGGTCGACGTCCACGCCTGGGCCGACCCCGCCCCGCTGGCCGCCGCCCGCGACCTGCTCGCGCGGCGGCCGTGA
- a CDS encoding NrtA/SsuA/CpmA family ABC transporter substrate-binding protein codes for MHTPVRRRSLLAATALTAVAALALTACGSSAENAAASADGKGGAEVVLRVPDPGNSGFLAQGKKDGSLDKALAAVHAKVTWTGSAGPFAPAAQALNADQLDVAQGSITSAVAALAQKPGFKLFSQTEPDQAGEGILVKNGSPIKEVKDLVGKKVAVSQGGTSEYLLLKALEKNGIPADKVERVYLRADQTSGVFNSGQVDAWATWNTFSIPAIANADAHFLVDGKAVGSDNYAVWAVRSAFADKHPEVVRAFYDYLHENGAKEKADPAAYLNVFTDAGPTAVTPAERTIAVDFGKQRAVDAPITAADTARFDVVAKFYADQGVTKTQVDVKPYLIDIDSLAGSGK; via the coding sequence ATGCACACCCCCGTCCGCCGCCGCTCCCTGCTCGCCGCCACCGCCCTGACCGCCGTCGCCGCACTCGCCCTGACCGCCTGCGGCTCGTCCGCCGAGAACGCCGCGGCCTCGGCCGACGGAAAGGGCGGCGCGGAGGTGGTGCTGAGAGTGCCGGACCCCGGCAACTCCGGCTTCCTCGCCCAGGGGAAGAAGGACGGCTCGCTGGACAAGGCGCTGGCCGCCGTGCACGCCAAGGTGACCTGGACCGGCAGCGCCGGCCCGTTCGCCCCCGCCGCGCAGGCCCTGAACGCCGACCAGCTGGACGTCGCCCAGGGCTCGATCACCTCGGCGGTCGCCGCGCTCGCCCAGAAGCCCGGCTTCAAGCTGTTCTCGCAGACCGAGCCCGACCAGGCCGGCGAGGGCATCCTGGTGAAGAACGGCTCGCCGATCAAGGAGGTCAAGGACCTGGTCGGCAAGAAGGTCGCCGTCTCGCAGGGCGGCACCTCCGAGTACCTGCTGCTCAAGGCACTGGAGAAGAACGGCATCCCGGCCGACAAGGTCGAGCGGGTCTACCTGCGGGCCGACCAGACCTCCGGCGTCTTCAACTCCGGTCAGGTCGACGCCTGGGCGACCTGGAACACCTTCTCGATCCCCGCCATCGCCAACGCCGACGCGCACTTCCTGGTCGACGGCAAGGCCGTCGGCAGCGACAACTACGCGGTGTGGGCGGTGCGTTCGGCCTTCGCCGACAAGCACCCCGAGGTGGTGCGGGCGTTCTACGACTACCTGCACGAGAACGGCGCCAAGGAGAAGGCCGACCCGGCCGCCTACCTCAACGTCTTCACCGACGCCGGGCCGACCGCCGTCACCCCCGCCGAGCGGACGATCGCGGTCGACTTCGGCAAGCAGCGCGCCGTGGACGCGCCGATCACCGCCGCCGACACCGCCCGCTTCGACGTGGTCGCCAAGTTCTACGCCGACCAGGGCGTCACCAAGACCCAGGTGGACGTCAAGCCCTACCTGATCGACATCGACTCCCTCGCCGGGAGCGGGAAGTGA